Genomic segment of Gemmatimonadota bacterium:
CAGATGGAAGGCGTGGTGACCGAGGTCCTTCCCGACCAGAACTTTCGCGTCCTGCTCGAAAACGGGCACAAGGTCCTGGCGTACGCGGCGGGCAAGATGTCGAAGTTCAGGATCCGCGTGCTGGTGGGCGACCGTGTGATCCTCGAGCTCTCGCCCTATGACCTCACCCGCGGCCGCATCACTTACCGGCACAAGGCGCCAGGCGGGCAGGCGCCGGGAGCGAGGTAGCGCATGGCTTAC
This window contains:
- the infA gene encoding translation initiation factor IF-1 translates to MAKQPGIQMEGVVTEVLPDQNFRVLLENGHKVLAYAAGKMSKFRIRVLVGDRVILELSPYDLTRGRITYRHKAPGGQAPGAR